The uncultured Sunxiuqinia sp. genome has a segment encoding these proteins:
- a CDS encoding MMPL family transporter, producing the protein MWVWLSGIILRNRRALLLLLGLVTVFMAYMASKVEMSYESAQLLPQKDSAYVDYQKFRELFGEEGNLIVVGVEDPNFFKLDHFKEWHQLVVNLNDIDGVENLLSVSNAYNLIKNKEKRTFEIENIFPAEVKSQEELDSLSNVFQSLPFYRGLLYNTENDFYLLAITVNKDKMKSKKREDLVKAIKNTCDAFSEGTGLTLHFSGLPYIRVINSIKIKKEIYLFSALALLLCIITLFLFFRSFKAVLYPVIIVITGVIWAIGTMALFGFKITLLTGMIPSLLIVIGIPNSIYMLNKYHNEYKQHGNNIKALQRVIIKIGNATFLTNLTTASGFATFVITNSEILRQFGIVAALNILTLFVLSLLLIPILFSFAKPPGERHIKHLESKLFKNIVLHLENISLNHRNVVYGAAIAVVLIGFYGITLIKSSGYMVDDIPESDIIYKDLKFFENQVDGLMPLEIIIDTKRPNGVMNLSVFRRMEKLEERLEKYDELSSSTSLLNILKFSKQAFYNGKERYYSLPNNQEKNFILSYATKSEEEENASVSALHSFLDSSKQITRINIRMHDVGTERMQELYDDFKMEVDSVFPPDKFDVTVTGSSVTFFKGTQYLVKNLFSSLTLAIFLISAFMAIMFYSWRMVVMSLIPNIVPLIFTAAIMGFIGIPIKASTILVFSIAFGISVDNTIHFLAKYRQELAVTGWNIRQSVKLALRETGVSMMYTFVVLFFGFGVYSVSNFGGTAALGILVSLTLLVAVSSNLILLPSLLIGLEKHTTTKSFHEPLLQIYDEEEDIELDELEIEGSSNKNEEQKE; encoded by the coding sequence ATGTGGGTTTGGCTTTCCGGAATTATTCTTAGAAACAGAAGAGCATTACTTTTGCTATTAGGTTTGGTAACTGTTTTTATGGCTTATATGGCCTCAAAGGTTGAAATGTCATACGAGTCAGCCCAATTACTTCCTCAAAAAGACAGTGCCTATGTCGATTATCAAAAGTTCCGTGAGCTTTTTGGCGAAGAAGGAAATTTGATTGTGGTTGGCGTTGAAGATCCCAACTTTTTTAAACTTGACCATTTTAAAGAATGGCATCAGCTTGTTGTCAATTTAAACGACATTGATGGCGTTGAAAATCTTTTGTCTGTTTCAAATGCCTATAATCTAATCAAGAACAAAGAAAAACGGACTTTCGAAATTGAAAATATTTTCCCGGCAGAAGTTAAATCACAAGAAGAACTTGATAGCCTGTCCAATGTCTTTCAAAGCTTACCATTTTACCGGGGGCTTCTTTACAACACTGAAAACGACTTCTACCTTTTGGCGATTACGGTCAATAAAGACAAAATGAAGTCGAAAAAACGGGAAGACCTAGTTAAAGCAATAAAAAATACTTGTGACGCTTTCTCCGAAGGGACTGGCTTAACGCTTCACTTTTCAGGACTCCCCTACATCAGAGTAATCAACTCCATAAAAATTAAAAAAGAAATTTATCTGTTTAGTGCGCTCGCATTATTGTTGTGTATTATTACGCTGTTTCTTTTCTTCAGATCATTCAAAGCGGTTCTATATCCGGTCATCATCGTCATTACAGGTGTAATTTGGGCCATCGGAACAATGGCATTATTCGGGTTTAAAATCACCTTGCTTACCGGAATGATCCCATCCTTGCTCATTGTAATTGGGATACCAAACAGTATTTACATGCTTAACAAGTATCATAACGAGTACAAGCAGCATGGAAATAACATTAAGGCCCTACAGCGAGTTATCATTAAAATAGGGAATGCCACATTTCTAACAAACCTGACTACTGCTTCCGGTTTTGCAACCTTTGTAATTACCAACAGCGAAATTTTAAGACAATTTGGTATTGTTGCAGCCTTGAATATTCTCACATTATTTGTGCTTTCGCTTTTGCTAATTCCTATTTTATTCAGTTTTGCCAAGCCCCCCGGCGAACGTCACATTAAGCACCTTGAAAGTAAGCTTTTCAAAAATATTGTCCTTCATCTCGAGAACATCTCACTCAATCACCGGAATGTAGTATATGGTGCCGCAATTGCCGTGGTGCTCATTGGGTTCTATGGCATAACGTTAATCAAAAGCTCTGGCTACATGGTCGATGACATCCCGGAAAGCGATATTATTTACAAAGATTTGAAATTTTTCGAGAATCAAGTTGATGGATTGATGCCGCTGGAAATTATCATCGACACCAAACGCCCGAATGGGGTGATGAACCTAAGTGTTTTCAGAAGAATGGAGAAACTTGAGGAACGTTTAGAGAAATATGATGAGCTTTCATCTTCAACATCATTACTGAATATTCTCAAGTTTTCAAAGCAGGCCTTTTACAACGGGAAAGAACGTTATTACAGCCTGCCCAACAATCAGGAAAAGAACTTTATCCTGTCTTATGCCACTAAAAGTGAGGAGGAAGAGAATGCTAGCGTAAGTGCTCTGCACTCATTTTTGGACAGCAGTAAACAAATTACCCGCATTAACATTCGGATGCACGATGTTGGAACTGAACGCATGCAGGAGCTGTATGATGATTTTAAAATGGAAGTCGACTCCGTTTTTCCTCCTGATAAATTTGATGTCACCGTTACCGGCTCAAGCGTTACTTTTTTTAAGGGAACACAATATTTGGTTAAAAATCTGTTTAGTAGTCTAACGTTGGCTATTTTCCTGATTTCAGCTTTCATGGCCATCATGTTTTACTCTTGGCGAATGGTGGTTATGTCACTCATCCCGAATATTGTACCACTTATTTTCACTGCAGCCATTATGGGTTTTATTGGTATTCCGATTAAGGCATCAACCATTTTAGTATTTAGTATAGCTTTCGGTATTTCGGTTGACAACACCATTCACTTTTTAGCAAAATACCGACAAGAATTAGCAGTAACCGGGTGGAACATCCGACAATCAGTTAAACTGGCATTGCGTGAAACCGGGGTTAGTATGATGTATACTTTCGTTGTTCTTTTCTTCGGATTTGGCGTATACAGTGTGTCAAACTTTGGTGGAACTGCAGCTCTTGGAATTTTGGTTTCGCTAACCTTACTCGTAGCTGTTTCATCAAACTTAATTTTACTTCCCTCCCTACTTATTGGACTCGAAAAACATACAACGACAAAATCTTTTCATGAACCCTTACTTCAAATTTACGACGAGGAAGAGGACATTGAGTTGGATGAATTAGAGATTGAGGGTTCGTCAAACAAAAATGAAGAACAAAAAGAATGA
- a CDS encoding site-specific integrase translates to MKIKVRTQFFIRKSVPMANGKLPIYFRIRCNSQMVEVSTGRGINSEDWDRLLRRSKADTDEAKILNDYLDDIENDIRRYINYLIENGEDVNVNILKKKLNGEADNHKMLIHVFKENNELIKQELGYNYSMSTFQQYEVTCSRLAEFIKKRYNRADMNIEKLDISFMRNFDVYLRTNYKIKANTIAKSLKQVNKVIRYAIEMRYVHSNPFNGYKIRYNKSDRVFLTPEELKRFEEIQLKSKRLEKVRDVFVFVCYTGLAFKDGD, encoded by the coding sequence ATGAAAATCAAAGTTCGCACACAATTTTTTATTCGAAAGTCTGTCCCGATGGCGAATGGTAAATTGCCAATTTATTTCAGGATAAGATGCAATTCACAGATGGTCGAAGTCTCAACAGGGCGTGGGATTAATTCGGAAGATTGGGATCGGTTATTAAGGCGTAGCAAAGCCGACACAGACGAAGCAAAAATCCTGAATGATTATTTGGATGACATCGAAAATGATATTAGAAGGTATATCAATTATTTAATTGAGAATGGGGAAGATGTGAACGTCAATATTTTGAAAAAGAAACTGAATGGGGAAGCAGACAATCACAAAATGTTGATTCATGTGTTCAAAGAAAATAACGAGTTGATCAAACAGGAACTGGGGTACAACTATTCAATGAGTACATTTCAACAATATGAAGTTACTTGTTCCAGGCTGGCTGAATTCATTAAGAAACGATACAACCGAGCTGATATGAACATTGAGAAACTGGATATATCTTTTATGAGAAATTTTGATGTTTATCTTCGAACAAACTATAAAATCAAAGCAAACACGATTGCAAAAAGTCTCAAGCAAGTCAATAAAGTCATCCGATATGCCATAGAAATGCGGTATGTTCATTCAAATCCGTTCAATGGTTATAAAATCAGATATAACAAATCCGACCGGGTATTTCTTACACCAGAAGAATTGAAACGATTTGAGGAAATTCAGTTGAAATCAAAGCGTTTGGAAAAAGTACGAGACGTGTTTGTATTTGTCTGTTATACAGGTCTAGCCTTCAAAGACGGGGATTAA
- a CDS encoding tyrosine-type recombinase/integrase, whose protein sequence is MGRHTFATTVTLVNGIPIETVQKMLGHQDLSTTQIYAGVIDEKISKDMSGFYEQVEIQKRNISS, encoded by the coding sequence ATGGGACGGCATACATTTGCCACTACAGTTACGTTAGTCAATGGAATCCCAATTGAGACGGTTCAAAAAATGTTAGGTCATCAGGATCTAAGCACGACACAAATTTATGCCGGGGTGATTGATGAGAAAATATCCAAAGATATGAGTGGATTTTACGAGCAGGTCGAAATTCAGAAAAGAAATATCTCGTCATGA
- a CDS encoding RNA polymerase sigma-70 factor, whose translation MEAPIHIKLFKELASGDEDAFEKLYHLYFPRLYSFSYRIIQDSGVAKDIVQNVFIRLWEIRETFAHEQPESFLYKMVRNASLNYIRHIKVVDNLKEKVKDQFQSQELYYIDMVGNEPYVLIEKELQDQILEVMDSLPEKCGLVFRKSRVEGLKNKEIAEQLGMSLKNVEKHISKALTVYRNKFSGYLPIAIILLVLKNLK comes from the coding sequence TTGGAAGCTCCCATACATATAAAACTATTTAAAGAGTTAGCCAGTGGTGACGAGGATGCTTTTGAAAAGCTTTATCACCTTTATTTTCCCCGGCTTTATTCTTTTTCTTATCGAATTATTCAAGACAGTGGGGTAGCTAAGGATATTGTCCAAAATGTTTTTATTCGACTTTGGGAAATCAGGGAAACTTTTGCCCATGAACAGCCTGAATCCTTCTTGTATAAGATGGTTCGCAATGCCAGTTTGAATTATATCAGACATATCAAAGTGGTTGATAACTTAAAGGAAAAAGTCAAAGATCAGTTCCAAAGCCAGGAGTTGTATTACATTGATATGGTTGGCAATGAACCTTACGTTTTAATTGAGAAAGAGTTACAAGACCAGATTCTTGAAGTTATGGATTCTCTTCCTGAAAAATGTGGATTGGTATTTCGTAAGAGTAGGGTTGAGGGCTTGAAAAATAAGGAAATTGCCGAGCAGTTAGGTATGAGTCTGAAAAATGTGGAAAAGCATATCTCAAAGGCTTTAACTGTTTACCGGAACAAATTTTCAGGGTACTTGCCGATTGCGATTATTTTACTCGTCTTAAAAAATCTGAAATAG
- a CDS encoding FecR domain-containing protein, translating into MDQKQIFKEKVLSYFQGNLTVDEEAELLTWIKEDSKSRDFFLKVKKELNPDEIHHELLADSYSELRNKLFISEQFRASRLGKTRKLYVQVSKIAALLLLAVVLGFSFSWLMTSHQQKDVVWFETNAPRGEKTRLTLPDGSQVWLNSESTLLFANNFLDGNREVKLTGEAYFEVEKMHGLPFVVKTPSYDVRVLGTKFNVMAYKDFDRTVTSLIEGHVQIKKGQQIVDLKPGQMLTYQNKQFLVKQTNTTRSRSWKDDKFDFDHVTFKELVTRLERWYDVDIKMDDPSLNDIIFSGVFKNEETIWQVLNSIQMTLPIKYYRSGFREFVIERK; encoded by the coding sequence ATGGATCAAAAGCAGATATTTAAAGAAAAGGTCTTATCCTATTTTCAGGGTAATTTGACTGTCGATGAAGAGGCAGAATTGCTGACGTGGATTAAGGAAGATTCAAAGAGCAGAGATTTTTTCCTAAAAGTTAAAAAGGAGTTAAATCCTGATGAGATCCATCATGAATTACTTGCTGATTCATATTCAGAATTGCGGAATAAATTATTTATAAGTGAACAGTTCAGGGCTTCACGTTTAGGAAAAACCAGGAAACTGTACGTGCAGGTTTCGAAAATCGCAGCTTTGCTGCTTTTGGCTGTTGTCCTTGGTTTTTCTTTTTCGTGGTTAATGACAAGCCATCAACAAAAAGACGTTGTATGGTTTGAAACCAATGCACCCCGGGGTGAAAAGACAAGGCTGACTTTACCAGATGGCTCGCAGGTTTGGTTAAATTCAGAATCAACATTATTGTTTGCAAATAATTTTTTGGATGGAAATCGTGAAGTGAAACTTACCGGTGAAGCTTATTTTGAGGTTGAAAAAATGCATGGTCTTCCCTTTGTTGTAAAAACACCTTCTTATGATGTTCGTGTACTCGGGACGAAGTTTAATGTAATGGCGTATAAAGATTTTGACAGAACGGTTACTTCCTTGATAGAGGGCCATGTCCAGATTAAGAAGGGGCAGCAAATTGTCGATCTTAAACCTGGGCAAATGTTAACCTATCAGAATAAGCAATTTTTAGTGAAACAAACGAATACTACGAGATCAAGGTCTTGGAAGGATGATAAGTTTGATTTTGACCATGTTACTTTTAAGGAGTTGGTAACGAGACTTGAACGCTGGTATGATGTAGATATAAAAATGGATGACCCGAGCCTCAACGATATTATATTTTCAGGAGTATTTAAAAATGAAGAAACAATCTGGCAGGTGTTGAATTCCATTCAGATGACTTTGCCTATTAAATATTATAGGAGTGGTTTTCGTGAATTTGTAATTGAAAGAAAATAG
- a CDS encoding TonB-dependent receptor: MKKNNRVGEKALPFCRWKIILIMKLQLIFLLGFIIQVNASVAQTQLKKLNVEFENKTLKEALGILEEKTDYSVIYKDELLNSTQKYSESFQNKEITDILDDLLKDDNLTYTIKGRVIVILPKDSKNGLNQQKVPVKGTVRNDDGEAIPGVTVVIRGTTTGTITDIDGNYKLTKVPADGVLVFSFVGMKTQEVDVAGQVNIDVVLQNETIGLDEVVAIGYGQTTKKDLTGSVSTVSAKDFERVPATDPLQALQGRASGLQITSNSGMPGAGSSVLIRGVQSINGSNSPIYVVDGIITSNINNISPSDIESVSVLKDASATAIYGARAANGVVVVTTKRGTSTKGTEISLNSYVGVQTNGNLQLHLLNAQEYLDIYTEAYTNAGITPPWANEEDLSYYDGVDTDWIDAITRTGVIQNHELSVTGSSEKSNYYVSASFTDNKGMVLGSNFKRYQVRFNSDHKIRDWIHFGNSLNLYASETNGINSLYHLAAIKVPLTRVYDDNGDYAKIHDTSLEHMFINPVWQANETIRKDASKGLQGNMYLTLDLLKGLKFTTKGNLEWTYRYLTNFTPALDPAYQWSGNTKNLVEKEGQQNLHWTADFLLDYNKTFAEYHKLKVLLGYSLEENVYENLWGSRSETPNNNIQYLDAGDPTTQLNGNTTSDWAFESFFGRLNYNYKDKYLFTATVRRDGTSRLSADNRNGVFPSASVAWRMTQEDFMKDIQFLDDLKLRGSWGAVGNVLSIGNYGTIATLDQWNYVFNNEPAQGYTLASAVNKDLKWESTIKKNIGFDAALFNNQLYGSFDYFIEDTKDLLFHQPLPESTGLSGSPYINAGKVRNSGYEFEVGYRKKMKDWSYDLNINASHVKNEVIDLEGRDLRTSGIQEGYPVNSFFGYKTNGLIYTQDQMDNNPHMSGKQIGDIWIKDIDGVDDNGNLTGTSDGQITSADRTMIGRKYPNLIYGFMGTVNYKNWGLQVQLQGVQGVDRSILGNDYVLSRDDYVFGVFHYFTALPMNHDRLILDRYNAEKKPDGQWPRVSVSDTGNNLEFSDFWLDDASFLRVKNINLNYNFSDVFCQKIGMNALGVYVSVQNLYTFTKFHGVEVDTQADPLTGVPQPRSWTFGFKATF; the protein is encoded by the coding sequence ATGAAAAAAAACAATCGGGTCGGTGAAAAGGCTTTGCCTTTTTGTCGGTGGAAAATTATTCTAATTATGAAACTACAGCTTATTTTTCTTTTAGGTTTTATTATACAAGTAAATGCTTCTGTAGCTCAAACTCAGCTCAAAAAATTAAATGTTGAGTTTGAAAATAAAACTTTAAAGGAAGCTTTGGGAATATTGGAAGAGAAAACAGATTACTCAGTAATTTATAAGGATGAATTGCTTAATTCAACCCAGAAGTATTCAGAGTCTTTTCAAAATAAGGAAATTACAGATATTTTAGATGATTTATTGAAGGATGATAATCTGACTTATACAATTAAAGGACGGGTTATTGTTATTCTTCCAAAGGATTCAAAAAATGGACTAAATCAACAAAAAGTACCTGTTAAAGGAACAGTGAGAAATGACGACGGTGAAGCTATTCCTGGTGTCACAGTCGTTATAAGGGGAACAACGACTGGAACAATAACGGATATCGATGGAAATTATAAGCTTACAAAGGTTCCTGCTGATGGAGTATTGGTATTTTCATTTGTAGGGATGAAAACCCAGGAGGTTGATGTGGCAGGGCAAGTCAATATTGATGTTGTTCTTCAGAATGAAACCATTGGATTGGATGAAGTTGTGGCCATTGGATATGGACAAACTACAAAGAAGGATTTAACAGGATCAGTTTCTACAGTGTCAGCAAAGGACTTTGAACGTGTGCCGGCAACTGATCCTTTACAAGCCCTGCAAGGAAGAGCCAGTGGTTTGCAAATTACATCAAATTCCGGGATGCCAGGGGCTGGCTCTAGCGTGTTGATTCGAGGTGTCCAGTCAATCAATGGGAGTAATTCTCCGATTTATGTTGTCGATGGTATTATTACCAGTAATATAAATAATATTTCTCCTAGTGACATTGAATCCGTGAGTGTGCTGAAAGATGCTTCAGCTACTGCGATTTATGGAGCACGGGCAGCTAATGGTGTTGTTGTTGTAACCACTAAAAGAGGAACTTCAACAAAAGGAACAGAGATTTCCCTAAATAGTTATGTGGGAGTTCAAACAAATGGTAATTTACAATTGCATTTATTAAATGCGCAAGAGTATTTGGATATTTATACTGAAGCTTATACGAATGCCGGAATTACTCCACCGTGGGCTAATGAAGAAGATCTGTCTTATTACGATGGCGTTGATACAGACTGGATTGATGCCATTACTCGAACTGGAGTTATACAAAACCACGAGCTATCGGTTACCGGAAGTTCTGAAAAATCAAATTATTATGTTTCTGCCAGTTTCACAGACAACAAGGGAATGGTACTTGGCAGCAATTTCAAAAGATATCAGGTTCGATTTAATTCTGATCATAAGATCCGGGACTGGATTCACTTTGGAAATTCCTTGAACTTATATGCTTCTGAAACAAATGGGATAAATTCATTATATCATTTAGCGGCTATAAAAGTGCCGTTGACACGGGTATATGATGATAATGGGGACTATGCAAAAATTCATGATACCTCGTTGGAACACATGTTTATCAACCCGGTGTGGCAGGCCAATGAAACAATAAGGAAAGATGCAAGCAAAGGGTTACAAGGAAATATGTATCTGACTTTAGATTTGCTAAAAGGGTTGAAGTTTACAACAAAAGGAAACTTGGAATGGACTTATCGTTACCTAACTAATTTTACACCAGCACTGGATCCTGCTTATCAATGGTCAGGGAATACAAAAAACCTGGTCGAAAAAGAAGGCCAGCAAAATTTACATTGGACTGCTGATTTTCTGTTGGATTATAATAAAACGTTTGCAGAGTATCATAAACTGAAAGTTTTGTTGGGATATTCTTTGGAGGAAAATGTTTATGAGAATCTATGGGGTAGTAGAAGTGAAACTCCCAATAATAATATCCAATATCTTGATGCTGGTGATCCGACAACCCAGTTAAATGGGAACACTACAAGTGATTGGGCATTTGAATCATTTTTTGGCCGGTTGAATTACAATTACAAAGACAAATACCTTTTTACGGCAACGGTTCGCCGGGACGGGACTTCTCGTTTATCTGCTGACAACAGGAATGGTGTTTTTCCGTCTGCTTCCGTTGCATGGCGAATGACTCAGGAAGACTTTATGAAAGACATTCAATTCCTTGATGACTTAAAATTGAGAGGAAGCTGGGGAGCTGTTGGTAATGTTTTAAGCATTGGCAATTATGGAACAATTGCAACCTTAGACCAATGGAACTATGTTTTCAATAATGAGCCGGCCCAGGGGTATACACTAGCCTCTGCTGTAAACAAAGATTTAAAATGGGAAAGTACAATCAAAAAGAATATCGGATTTGATGCTGCCTTGTTCAATAATCAACTTTATGGGTCTTTCGATTATTTTATTGAGGATACGAAGGATTTATTATTTCATCAGCCATTACCTGAGTCTACAGGGCTCTCTGGAAGCCCTTATATAAATGCAGGAAAAGTAAGGAATTCCGGTTATGAATTTGAAGTAGGATATCGCAAAAAAATGAAGGACTGGTCCTATGACCTTAATATAAATGCATCCCATGTTAAAAATGAAGTCATCGATCTGGAAGGGCGCGATCTAAGAACTTCGGGAATACAAGAAGGATACCCGGTTAATTCCTTTTTTGGATATAAAACAAACGGCTTAATTTATACGCAAGACCAAATGGACAATAATCCGCATATGAGCGGAAAACAGATTGGGGATATATGGATTAAAGATATTGATGGAGTTGATGACAACGGTAATTTGACGGGCACTTCTGACGGACAAATTACGTCGGCAGACCGAACAATGATTGGACGAAAATATCCCAATTTGATATACGGTTTTATGGGTACTGTCAATTATAAAAACTGGGGGCTTCAAGTTCAACTTCAAGGGGTTCAGGGAGTAGACCGGAGCATCCTGGGTAATGATTATGTGCTGAGCCGGGATGATTATGTTTTTGGCGTGTTCCATTATTTTACAGCATTACCCATGAATCATGACCGTTTAATTTTGGATCGATATAACGCTGAAAAAAAACCGGATGGCCAGTGGCCACGTGTATCAGTCTCGGATACAGGTAATAACCTTGAATTCTCAGACTTCTGGTTGGATGATGCTTCCTTTCTTCGGGTTAAGAACATTAACCTAAATTATAACTTTTCTGATGTATTCTGTCAGAAAATAGGCATGAACGCTTTGGGGGTTTATGTAAGTGTACAAAATCTATATACGTTTACTAAGTTTCATGGTGTTGAGGTAGATACACAGGCTGATCCGTTAACAGGGGTGCCACAACCTCGTTCCTGGACCTTTGGGTTTAAAGCTACTTTTTAA
- a CDS encoding RagB/SusD family nutrient uptake outer membrane protein, with product MKNKHINLIFSILLGVLLFTSCNEDNFLDRYPKADPNPENFFVDASSARKAVNAAYNPWTRSADMYERDLVILFDAMTDDSYWRPARSASIQQERWDLKPTLGAINSYWTYAFRSINAANFAIVNIPNSTSSSFTEDMQAPYIAEARFLRGFSYMFLTSLFGDVPLLTRPVEGLDEFNQRRVAKDTIYQQIIADFQYAKDNLPTEQPDAPGAVTKATAAAYLAKAYLYMEDYANSETAGKDAVQIAESTGYHLVDDYLSIWDESNEGNPELLFYIGYIPDVDGYGQNMTVQRICRDLPPELVSIAGGAGWGYALPQRDLYDAFEEGDPRRGYTMYAPGDVYGKYNGAEPFTYTHKDYGSNGEINEWTTTYNSGDDVIYDYRWSPTGMNVRKMTSSLANLTNVRWSGQDVPIMRMSELYLNLAEALAEQGKEEALDWVDKVRARATVNMPPRTVGDGAIGDDNLVDIVRHERRVELAMEGVRLFDLLRWKTLGDVFGDGTKVKRHFYSDFLSEDEANSKYDAPALELPKNYLFPIPQDEIDQNSEINSNNPGYDQ from the coding sequence ATGAAAAACAAACATATTAATCTGATATTTTCGATACTGTTGGGGGTTCTGTTATTTACCTCTTGCAATGAAGACAACTTTCTGGATCGCTATCCGAAAGCCGACCCAAATCCTGAAAACTTTTTTGTTGATGCTTCTTCTGCCAGAAAAGCAGTAAATGCTGCCTATAATCCATGGACCAGGAGTGCTGATATGTATGAACGTGATTTGGTGATTCTTTTTGATGCCATGACTGATGATAGCTACTGGCGTCCTGCAAGGAGTGCATCAATCCAGCAGGAACGCTGGGATTTGAAACCAACACTCGGCGCAATTAATTCTTATTGGACTTATGCCTTTCGTAGTATCAATGCGGCAAATTTTGCTATTGTTAATATTCCAAACTCAACAAGCTCTTCCTTTACTGAGGATATGCAAGCACCTTATATTGCAGAAGCACGTTTCTTGAGAGGTTTTAGTTATATGTTTTTGACATCGTTGTTTGGAGACGTCCCCTTGTTAACCAGACCTGTGGAGGGATTGGACGAGTTCAACCAGCGCAGGGTTGCAAAAGATACTATCTATCAACAGATTATTGCAGATTTTCAATATGCAAAAGATAACCTGCCAACAGAACAGCCTGATGCGCCGGGGGCTGTTACCAAAGCAACGGCAGCTGCTTATTTAGCAAAAGCTTACTTGTATATGGAAGATTATGCTAATTCTGAAACAGCAGGGAAAGACGCAGTTCAGATTGCTGAGTCAACGGGTTATCATTTAGTGGACGATTATTTGTCGATCTGGGATGAGTCTAATGAAGGAAATCCAGAGCTGCTTTTTTACATTGGTTATATCCCTGACGTAGACGGTTATGGACAGAACATGACTGTACAGCGTATTTGTCGTGACCTACCGCCAGAGTTGGTTAGTATTGCCGGAGGAGCTGGCTGGGGATATGCATTGCCTCAAAGGGATCTATACGATGCATTTGAAGAAGGCGATCCTCGTCGTGGCTACACCATGTACGCACCAGGTGACGTGTACGGGAAATATAACGGGGCTGAACCTTTTACATACACCCATAAGGATTATGGTTCAAATGGCGAAATTAATGAGTGGACAACGACTTACAACTCAGGAGATGATGTTATTTATGACTATCGTTGGTCTCCAACAGGTATGAATGTTCGCAAAATGACCAGTAGCCTTGCTAACCTGACTAATGTTCGGTGGAGCGGTCAGGATGTCCCAATTATGAGGATGTCCGAATTGTATTTAAATTTAGCAGAAGCGCTGGCAGAACAGGGTAAAGAAGAGGCATTAGACTGGGTTGACAAGGTAAGGGCAAGAGCAACAGTCAATATGCCACCCAGAACAGTTGGCGATGGAGCTATAGGAGACGATAATCTTGTTGATATTGTACGACATGAGAGACGTGTTGAGTTAGCGATGGAAGGAGTTCGGTTGTTTGATTTGCTTAGGTGGAAAACTCTTGGGGATGTCTTTGGGGATGGAACAAAAGTAAAAAGGCATTTTTACTCTGACTTTTTATCGGAAGATGAGGCAAATTCAAAGTATGATGCTCCAGCATTGGAACTGCCTAAAAACTACCTATTTCCAATTCCTCAGGATGAAATTGACCAAAATAGTGAAATAAATAGTAATAATCCGGGCTACGACCAGTAG